A stretch of DNA from Diospyros lotus cultivar Yz01 chromosome 14, ASM1463336v1, whole genome shotgun sequence:
GACTCCACTAAGAAGGGGGGGAGTGGGGGTGGAAGCCTTCTTTGGCAGCTGTTTCCTGAAGGGACAGATAACATGGATGACGGCTATGCAATTGTACTTTCAAGGTCTCCTTCCACATCAAACATAATCTCCCTTCAGTCCTCAAGGATTAAGACCTTCAACTCCTTGTGCTCCTGGAAATGCCATTGGGATTGCAAGAAGAAGCATCTGCCGGAGATAATGGATCTCCAGCATGATGAgctttaaatcattttaaactGTATATAATAGATAGCATGGAAGAACTCCCCAAATAAACGTATTTCTTTCAGTGTGTAAAGTAAAGCTACCGAGCGGTGAAAGCAAGCGAGCAAGTCATTAATTGCTGCTTGAATGTTCCAATGTCTatattgatatttgatatatGGATGCTTATATTTTCAACATAATTCATCTTGATGACCATTTGAAATCGGAACCAGACAGCCGGAAGGGAGAAATAAGAAGTTGGCGGTGCTATGTCATTGCTTTTGACAGTTCAAAATACATTGTGGCCCTTCTGCAAGCAAAGATTGGATATGGATCCACTAGGATGAATCCGGATCTTGAATAGTTCTCCAGTAACAATCATAACTATCTGAGTGAATATATTTctttggaaacaaaaatatcaaagaattaGGATGGGCATTATTATCAGGCAACTCTTATAGTTTTTACTTGGAGAAGCTCAGCTTTGACAGAACCGTGGCAGCTTGGTCACCACCCAACAAGAAATATGGATGTCTCAAAGCAGAAGCAGCCGATAAGCGCCCCCTTCCAAGGTAACCTCTCTCTGAAATAAGCTTCGTGGCCAGATCCCACCCTCTACCCGAGTCCAGATCCAGGATACGCAAGTCAGGCCTTGTTCGAGTTTTCTCCCTCCACTTGTTCAAGTCATACCCGACTGTCTTCAGTTCTAAATTGAAGTTCTTTAACCCTGCCGTAGACCTCAATGTAGGAATTGCCATTTGCATGAGTACAATCCCAGCCGAATACATATCAAATAGATCAGGGCTGTTcagctgaaagaaattaaacaaacaTTAGAAGATTACACCTAACCAACTATCTTGTTGTTGATAATTAATGGGTTTGAACAAGGATGACCTCCATAAACAAGCTCGGAAATCAGTAGGAGTTGACAGGTTCAGCTATAAAATGGGTAAGGGTAACGTAAGAAGTGGAGATGTGCAATACCTGCCACAAAATTGGAGAAAGAAGGGCGGCAATCGGCTCAGGAGGTGGCTTAGGCGTTTCCTCTGGGAGTACATATAGTTCAGGGGGACAATAATCAGGGTCGAGTAGGCCACGATTGGGTACAAAGTTCTTGCCAATCCGGAGATCTGTGGCTGCTCCAAAATCTATGAGCTTAATCTGCCCCTTCTTTGTGACCACCAAGTTGGATGGCTTTATGTCACGGTGAACGATCCCTGTGTCATGGATTTTCCTGAGGGAAGTAATGATCTGGCGCATTATTTGCTTGATGATCAGCGCATTTCGTCCAACAGAGTCCAGGCCTTGCAAGACACGGCCAAACATGACTGACTCTAAGTTCAAAGGGAAGTTGCGATCTTTCATATAATCAGCAAGGTCTCGATCTCCCTGTCACAAAGGGAGGGGATTCCTTGATTAGTGAGGGAGGAAACGGATTGACCCATGGACGAATTTTTGCATCATTTAGCAGGCATTCATTTGCCAAAACCAAGTCAATTAATTAAGTAGTAGTGGTGGTGGTCTGGTCACTGGTGGAGTGAATTGATGTTGGGAGCTAGAATAATTAAAGTTTGGAGTACCTCAAATTTCCAAACAAGACACTTTCCACCCTTTGTGTATTGTGAATTTGTTTTGTCGGCAATAAAACTCCCAAGGAACTCGGCGCAAGTTTCAGGCGCTGCCCTTGATAGCCTATAATTGAACCATTCCTCAAACTCACCACATTCTTCAGCACCTTGAACTCCGAGCTTCACCTGTTAAGCAATATAGATGGCCAATTTAAGCTTTAGAAGAAGAGTAGGGGAGAAAGGGGCTGTGGAAAGAAAATATCAACGAGAAGAGCATCAGTAATCAAAGATGGAAATTAAAGAGTCATGAATGATCAATTGAATTGCACAGTTTACCATTTTGAGAATAACCTTCTGCTTGAACTGCCCGTCGTCCAGCAGTCTGGCTTTCCTTCGACCCCCCTTCTTCACTTCCTGTTCCACATTCATATTCTTCGGCACGACTACGCCTGAATAAACAACCCCAAATGATCCTTCTCCCAATTTATCCACGACCAGAAAATCGCTACTCTTTAGCCGTCTCTTCCCTGTCAAATAGTCCAATCCTATTTGCAGAGGAGCGAGGACATAGGTATCAATTGCACCAATTAGAACACCTGGGCGAGCAGTTAAGTAAATCCAAGTAAACCCAGCAAAAACCAAAATCCCCCACTTCTCCATTTCCGGTAATTCTGCAGCAACGCTCTGAAATTGCGCATACCCAGATCGCAAAATCGGGAATAAAGACAATGATTGGTCTAGACGAACAGATTTGCTGAACAAATTCTCGGATATGCTATCGGGAAAGGCATTGCACCTTACTGGGCTTCTCTTAAAACGGTTGGTGGTGAAGTAGCAGCTCTGGTACTGGGATGTAAATCTTGCAGGAGAGAAGCAGGTGGGTGCAGTTGGGGAGGAGGATAGAAGAGAAGCCATGAACACTCatcaagaagatgatgatgatgacgacGATGACGATGAAGATGACGGGTGAGTTGGTATTCAGAAGGGCTGGCTGGCTTTCCCCGAGGCCAAGTGGCAATGCTTGGTTTATCCACTGAATTGGCGTATGTGGAGAGCGAGGAGACAACGATTCAACCAACAACCAGCTACGGTGGGAGGCTTTTTATCATATGCGTTTTACCGAAATGACACTGGCATCCTTAGCAGATCAACCCACCCAAcgcgaaaaaagaaaaacaaacacacacacccacAACCACACCCCGAGGAAGGATAAAACCTGATGGAGGAGCCGTTAGTTAAAACAGatagataatattatttttcacattaCTTGTACTTTATGGCACGAATCATTGAATTTAAAATGAACATAAAAATCGAAATACCATATATTTTAACTACTCCAATAGCAAGTTAAATTACAAAGAGCCCACTTATAAAAGTTTTAAGGCCGCCCTCTTCTTTTTGAAATGTTCTGCTGCtttctcctttttccttttctttttcaaccaggcatacatacatacatacatacagccAGATGGCCGGTCTAGCATCATTCGGGCATAGCAAAAAcgaatgagaaaaaaaaaaaaaatatatatatatatatatatatattaagaaggGACAAAATATgag
This window harbors:
- the LOC127789640 gene encoding serine/threonine-protein kinase STN8, chloroplastic isoform X1, translated to MASLLSSSPTAPTCFSPARFTSQYQSCYFTTNRFKRSPVRCNAFPDSISENLFSKSVRLDQSLSLFPILRSGYAQFQSVAAELPEMEKWGILVFAGFTWIYLTARPGVLIGAIDTYVLAPLQIGLDYLTGKRRLKSSDFLVVDKLGEGSFGVVYSGVVVPKNMNVEQEVKKGGRRKARLLDDGQFKQKVILKMVKLGVQGAEECGEFEEWFNYRLSRAAPETCAEFLGSFIADKTNSQYTKGGKCLVWKFEGDRDLADYMKDRNFPLNLESVMFGRVLQGLDSVGRNALIIKQIMRQIITSLRKIHDTGIVHRDIKPSNLVVTKKGQIKLIDFGAATDLRIGKNFVPNRGLLDPDYCPPELYVLPEETPKPPPEPIAALLSPILWQLNSPDLFDMYSAGIVLMQMAIPTLRSTAGLKNFNLELKTVGYDLNKWREKTRTRPDLRILDLDSGRGWDLATKLISERGYLGRGRLSAASALRHPYFLLGGDQAATVLSKLSFSK
- the LOC127789640 gene encoding serine/threonine-protein kinase STN8, chloroplastic isoform X2 yields the protein MASLLSSSPTAPTCFSPARFTSQYQSCYFTTNRFKRSPVRCNAFPDSISENLFSKSVRLDQSLSLFPILRSGYAQFQSVAAELPEMEKWGILVFAGFTWIYLTARPGVLIGAIDTYVLAPLQIGLDYLTGKRRLKSSDFLVVDKLGEGSFGVVYSGVVVPKNMNVEQEVKKGGRRKARLLDDGQFKQKVKLGVQGAEECGEFEEWFNYRLSRAAPETCAEFLGSFIADKTNSQYTKGGKCLVWKFEGDRDLADYMKDRNFPLNLESVMFGRVLQGLDSVGRNALIIKQIMRQIITSLRKIHDTGIVHRDIKPSNLVVTKKGQIKLIDFGAATDLRIGKNFVPNRGLLDPDYCPPELYVLPEETPKPPPEPIAALLSPILWQLNSPDLFDMYSAGIVLMQMAIPTLRSTAGLKNFNLELKTVGYDLNKWREKTRTRPDLRILDLDSGRGWDLATKLISERGYLGRGRLSAASALRHPYFLLGGDQAATVLSKLSFSK